The Rhodamnia argentea isolate NSW1041297 chromosome 10, ASM2092103v1, whole genome shotgun sequence sequence CGACCGGCTAGAGGCTAGGGTCTCGGGTGAAGCTCACCCTTGCCAACCACTAGTAGGGGCAAGCATCTCTAGGCCATGGCGAAGCGCGACCTCTCCCAGATCTAGCCTGGCCGAGGtcaccctcgcctagatctagtgCCTCTAGGAGCTATCCATTGTTGGTAATACAGAGGCAAGAAATTGGCGTcttgaagcttggatttgagtTGTAATCTAAGGGCCGACACTTATAGAAGAGAAATATTAGATGATGGAGGCTTCTTCAAGCAGTTTTATGGCTGggttttttatcttttgattcAAAAGTCGTGCCTTACCGTGTTTATCCGTCAGAAGAATGTCGCACGTGAAGCTAGTGTTACTGTAAGATAGGACAgatatggaggaagaagaaggtgaagaaaaagaaagagagaaaaagaaaaagtgaaataaaaaataaattaaaaattattattaaaaattatccacgtcggtgccgacATTCACGTCAACATCGACCAACATCGCATCAGCTTTGACCGATCAAatttggtcggatggactaaattggcacaaatgtaaaagatttaagactgaattgacaaagtgcaataaatttagtactttttttttttacaaattttcccaaatttgctATTGTAAATCACAAGTGAGATGAGATACACACTTGAGTATGCAATATAAAGTCGAACCATTATAAATCACTCAGTTTTTGGATTTAGTGTATTTCTCacatttgtttgattgatttattATTACTATATTACTTGGTTGCTCGAGCTTTGATTTCAAATAGTTGCCATTGCATTGTTGGGCCAACTACTATATCCTAAATCAAGCTGGTTAATGTCTGACAAATAAACCAAGCTAATAACTATTAGACCAATTTTAATCATTCGACATTTCCTGACTTACAAACAAGAaagccaacttttttttttttttaaaatgaaggaGCAATCATATTACCTTCCCTAGATCTCCATATATCTCTTGATCTAATATTCCACACATTGCAATTCACAAACCCTCCTAAAGCCTATAAAATCATCCCAAGCAATAAAGAAAAGGATTTATTGACATTATCGGGAAGTTAAAAGGAAGGAAAGGCTAGGGTTGATTTGATTCCTTCTCTCTTGATGGCTCTGATACAATGTAAATATTCTAGGATCGTCAGAGAGAGATGTGTAGAGAGAAAGTCGATAAAAGCTACATTGTTGGTCAATTGACTTCTTTGGTGAACCTATCGGAATCAATGATATATATGCCtagaggaaaaggaaataagGTATCCTAGAAAACACCCAATATCAAATAATATGCCTAATATAGTAATATCTCCAACATTATTCTGTAAAAAAGAAATGTATCTCCATAAATAGAGATAATCAAACGAGAatcccaaattaaaaaaataaaaataaaaaaatggaggaattaGGTTACCTTCCCTAAATCTCCATATTTCTCCGGATCTTATGTTCTATGCATGCATTCCAATTTAGAAAACCTCCTAAAGCCTATAAAATCATCCCCAAGCATCAGCATTTCGAATATCTATTATCGCAACTTCCTCTCTACACACGAGTTCCTCTCTCTAGCCGGCACGACATTGCTGTCACGGCCCCCACCAACCTCCGCCGAGATGCCTATCTTCTCCATCAGATTTGGTCCGGCTCGTCCCAAACCGTCACGGAAACCCTCCTTACTCTTTCTACGTACATCGCCGTCGTGTGCATCTCCTTCATTTCTTTTGCGCTGCTGCTGCCTCCCTTCGAGGGGGAAGACCTCGAGCCCGACAGTTGACTCGCTGAAGATGGCAGGTTGAGCAACGGAGGTGCGGCAGGGAGGCGACTAGGGTACGATATTATTTATGGTGGCTACAATAATATCTAACTGTTGCAAATGTCCACaggcatgaaaagaaaaatatttattaccgATGCATACAAACTAACTGATTCTCTATGTTCCTTCTCATGgtactttaaattttaaaaggttTTCGCGATAGAGcattcaattttcttaaaataagaagagagaatatTGTTCTAGCAAGTTCATTAATTGTGAAGTGGTAGTTGGTAAGGTTCATTCCGAagattataaatattttttggagggtaCATGCTATCATTATTCATTTTTAGCATCCGTTtattattttaggaaaaatttcagatAAGGATCTGAAGTGATTTCATTTTCGTAAATAATGGCCTGAAGTAGACTTTGctttaaataagggcttaaatGCTCAAATCGTTTCAAAAAGAGTCTAGCCAAAagatatttttgtcttttaatattttgaattcttttccattttccccttttctatttctatttttttttttccttttctcctcttttcttccCCTACCCTCGCCAGCCTTAGGCCACCTTCGCCAGCGTCGGAAGAGGGCCGCTCTCGCCTGGGCTGGTGAGAGCCACTGTTGCCCGATGCCAGCAggggcaaccctcgccctcgcccttgCCTGGGTTCCAACTTCATGCACTCTCCATCTCCGTCGTTGTTCTCTCTGCTCTCGCTGGGTGGGCAGAGAGTGATTCACAGGAAGGCTGTTGGGCTGGGAGAAGAGGAGGCGAGAAGATGAGAGATAGGCGAGATGACTCGAGCAAGGAAATGGCTATGCTGCGCAAGAAAGAGAGGGTCTATGAGTGCCCATTCTGTGGGAGAGTGTTTGGGAATGGACCGGCCCTTGGTGGGTACAAGAGATCTCGCTTGATGGGATTAGGAGGATCAAGCGGTGGTGGTGTTGGCGATTGCGCTCAGAGCTCTGAGTCTAAATTCTCTGCCAATTTGATAGATCTCAACCTGCCTGCTCCAGCGGAGGAGGACGACTTCAGTGTAGTATCTGATGATGGAGAATTCACCCAACCCATCAAGAATTGAAACACACACGCAcagagagacacagagagagagatagagagatcgcagaagaattttttattttttcttatcattGGTTTTGCTAGGTGAATGACACCCCATTTCCATTGATCTTTGCCAATTGGTTATGGTGGGGAAGAAAAGTTCTTGGCTTGCTCTTCTGGTGATAGATTAGAACTAAGGAATGACTCGAGTTGCTTCTTCCTGCAATGAAGTTGATTCACTAGGCTGGGTTGGGGGAAGGGGTagagggaagaaagaaataagaaaaagaaaagaagacatcagaaatgggaaaagaaaaaatgaaaaaaataattaaaagataaaggacgaaaatgcccttcagCGAGACCCTTTTTGGAGACGATTTGAGCactttaggtttttatttgaaataagtttcacctcagacccttatttgacaaaataaatGCACTTAAGACCcttatttaggatttttccattattttataCTCGCTAATTGTACACACAACTCTGCATTGAATTTGTATCTCTTGACAACTAAATTTTGGAGCAAAGCACGTGTCACAtttttgggaaagaaaaaaaaattgattaatctcaatattttgtttttgtactTTACTAACATTACAATTTTTGGATGAtatgttgtgagccacaaattaAGGAATGGACCCCACATTTAATtcttattattcattttttttaagtgccAAAAGATTTGGAGCATTTTTCTAGGTTGATGaagatggtggtggaggtgggtcATGGGTGGCTATGGACAACGCTCGCGGTCAGCCATGGACGACTAGCTCGCGGCTTGGAACGAGCGGCTCACGACTCATCCATGGCTGTTGTCGGCACCATTCTGCCAATTAAAGTTGGCTCGGTCAACACTAGCGACTCTACCGGTGGCAAGGGTGGGGGAGGCGCAGAGGTTGGGTTGAGGTGAGGGAGAGGGCAGATGACGGCTTCCATGCAAGTGAAGGAGAGGGCAGAGGGAGAACGAGAGAGCGGACAACGGAGGAGAGACAAAAGATCGGAAAAGTGAGCCCATTCTGTCCGGGTGACGATCAACGAGTGGACTTATGCACGGCCCACAtggtaaaaataaatttaactaaattttCTTGAGCAAGCGGTTAATCTCATAATGAAATAAGCACAATTATATAATCATTTCTCTCGGTTATTTTTACTTAATGTCAAAAATTGCTGGGGCAATTAGGGTACACAATAATCGAGTTATCTATATGATAATTGAGTCTATGCTTGCAAACAACATTTTGCCTTTATTTAACTCATCCGGTAATGACAAATTACAATAATGAAGTTCCATGTATGACTTTCCTCGGATGGGGCTTGCAAATCATACATATTACAACCATTGgtttgatagtcaaaatttataGTATTGCCAAATAATTCAAAGTCTTCCCCCATATTGACAACGTTAACTTGTCTCCTAGGAGTCATTTCTCAACTCCAACCCATCTCCCGCACGCCATGGCTCACTCCAACATtaatcttcttcaacctctttcaattcttctgcttcttcaacATCTTAATCACCGCAAAATCGGAGACCTTATTCGCCCGGAAATTATCGCCATCAGATCAATCAGGCCTCAAACCCAAGACGCTGACTCATCTTAGCTTCTATCTCCACGACATCCTCACCGCGCAACACCCGACGGCTGTGATCGTCGCCCAGGCCGCAATGACTAACCAGTCGCAGAGTTCCTTCCGTGCTGATGAC is a genomic window containing:
- the LOC115726435 gene encoding dirigent protein 2-like produces the protein MVVEVGHGWLWTTLAVSHGRLARGLERAAHDSSMAVVGTILPIKVGSVNTSDSTGGKGVISQLQPISRTPWLTPTLIFFNLFQFFCFFNILITAKSETLFARKLSPSDQSGLKPKTLTHLSFYLHDILTAQHPTAVIVAQAAMTNQSLVGRAHGVYALSSLTEHILTMTINLVFTAGECNGSTLSVLEQNRILTQLRELTVVGGTGVFRRARGYIQVSTYSHDAKTKNDVIEYDVYAQQY